In Grus americana isolate bGruAme1 chromosome 26, bGruAme1.mat, whole genome shotgun sequence, a single window of DNA contains:
- the HR gene encoding lysine-specific demethylase hairless, which produces MASNSRMGDTPLRWRRAEDTAQDTRESSEVILPRSAAAELGLPGYQEPGKLSCGTEKGCPWRGSDGCLGPGRELASGRLGCSYPPAPPCLRDALCRPKDGAELPSLLPPRNGQPKAGWAEPCKERPGPWWAEAVLAPLALYSHAYHRYPLPFPGLDSQRPGTTGKPRAAAGDGAGDPPAFCHCPFLVEAKHSPFLLSSLLPTGPLADPPFGGGPEGPGMMGDGRFAGADWRLGSYSPAWGQPLYLGFPPRCKAALAPFNDCSSSGNKEFYPKKEPGFHPPAKDHAPSQLLGKGQAGQDGDGEGEPAVPALPGAPWRDGRAGGSSAVPAPHARTPPPSSSHSIFLLQPGAAGGCGDPWAGVQPHSADFPPELGPGRPSEPKDERLAYQSLQPGSPPGPGEPNPSPLLTDGHYPPVLAKPELPSACLCTAPSCDGCPGVGCGMLGPFEPTLGIPGSRFPCPPSNHTKLKKTWLTRHSEQSLPRCKVPRRDGGPESAGEGKRSGKRLHGIANGPQGAGLAKQGAKATERMTVACPGDGTESGGDPERRMELGEGDLPSRASPVPREPWCLQSVPCAALPESIPRCCTCAARAVGDSKDEEEEDEDPPESTCRLLHFRRFAFGDGRELSVDGFCTLGEAEGEMLRLEAAGPERGSRSAGSSLCLAKHLLGVLGDPFCEAVCRDRDTWRGAPGGPEGVTAWRRGEGAPQLCDACQRGFFNSHWSCARCGFQLCPDCHRSRREADGHEGPARLPECIPGRDHHVTSLVPTQFVPTCVLTRLWKLLHEVRAKFGIKSHCPCGEGAVEQSPAEPPGSRQEPPGAVVPTLVPTLPPSSDGQADTSRPIKEGSPEGGPPSLGQPPPRGTVQTATLCDLLASTAVKLCLGQDGVRMAFAPVSPALPTDNRLTSILDSIIARVVERKIQERQAGGELSPPSSPRPPDPPTSHCILASSGLLWLHDPGHASNYKLFQEHWQRGQPVLVSGLQKRLEGQLWGPESFRPAGGEQAVEVVNLRAPTSRVRMSSQEFWDGFAASAASPERGGGDLLKLESGFGDMELCRAANLSASLPLPEYCGSAGRLNLAAYLRGQRGRRWLRPRVCVAYGVHPQDRTIGTKNLTVEAADSISVLVHAAAWLPERLAARQDLLLQADADGMDAPLKERLWDAGSWPGALWHIFRAEDAGRIRDFLQKACEDQGQEGAAAADSPGRYLDLSLRRRLREECGVSGWTLLQFLGDAVLVPAGAPYQVQTLTGTISVEQRFLSPENAARLWDHSTHPAGAARQLRAQLDGMIFSAVREAVGVLRGCK; this is translated from the exons ATGGCCAGCAACTCAAGGATGGGGGACACCCCACTGAGGTGGAGGAGAGCCGAGGACACAGCGCAGGACACCCGGGAGAGCAgcgaggtgatcctgccccgGAGTGCTGCCGCCGAGCTGGGACTCCCGGGCTACCAGGAGCCCGGCAAGCTGAGCTGCGGCACGGAGAAGGGGTGTCCCTGGAGGGGCTCTGATGGATGCTTGGGGCCAGGCCGGGAGCTCGCCAGCGGCCGGTTGGGCTGCTCCTACCCACCGGCCCCGCCGTGCCTGCGGGACGCCCTGTGCCGCCCCAAGGATGGAGCCGAGCTCCCCTCGCTGCTGCCGCCCAGGAACGGGCAGCCCAAGGcgggctgggctgagccctgcaAGGAGCGCCCGGGGCCATGGTGGGCTGAGGCTGTGCTGGCCCCCCTGGCCCTCTACAGCCACGCGTACCACCGCTACCCCCTGCCCTTCCCGGGGCTGGATAGCCAGCGCCCCGGCACCACCGGCAAGCCCCGCGCCGCTGCAGGGGATGGGGCCGGAGACCCACCAGCTTTCTGCCACTGCCCCTTCCTCGTAGAGGCCAAGCACAGCCCCTTCCTCCTGTCCTCGCTGCTGCCCACCGGACCCCTGGCTGACCCCCCGTTTGGCGGCGGACCGGAGGGACCGGGGATGATGGGCGACGGGCGCTTTGCCGGCGCAGACTGGCGCCTGGGCTCCTACTCGCCTGCCTGGGGCCAGCCCCTCTACCTGGGGTTCCCACCGAGGTGCAAGGCGGCTCTGGCCCCCTTCAATGACTGCTCCAGCTCAGGGAACAAG GAATTTTACCCGAAGAAAGAGCCCGGCTTCCACCCCCCGGCCAAGGACCATGCGCCATCGCAGCTGCTGGGCaagggccaggcagggcaggacggagatggggagggggagccaGCGGTgccggcgctgccgggagccCCGTGGAGGGATGGCCGAGCGGGGGGCAGCTCGGCGGTGCCTGCTCCCCATGCCCGCACgcctccccccagctccagccactccatcttcctcctgcagcccggtgcagcggggggctgcggggacccCTGGGCGGGCGTGCAGCCCCACTCTGCCGATTTCCCCCCGGAACTGGGGCCAGGCCGGCCCTCCGAGCCCAAAGATGAGCGCCTGGCATACCAAAGCCTCCAGCCCGGCTCACCGCCGGGACCGGGGGAGCCCAACCCATCGCCTCTGCTCACAGACGGGCACTACCCGCCGGTCCTTGCCAAGCCGGAGCTGCCGTCGGCTTGCCTCTGCACCGCGCCGAGCTGCGATGGGTGCCCGGGGGTGGGCTGCGGGATGCTTGGCCCCTTCGAGCCCACCCTGGGCATCCCTGGGAGCCGTTTCCCGTGCCCACCCAGCAACCACACCAAGCTGAAGAAGACCTGGCTGACGCGGCACTCGGAGCAGTCGCTGCCGCGTTGCAAGGTGCCCCGGCGGGACGGTGGCCCCGAGTCAGCCGGTGAGGGCAAGCGCTCGGGCAAGCGCCTGCATGGCATCGCCAACGGACCCCAGGGTGCCGGGCTGGCCAAGCAGGGCGCGAAGGCCACCGAGCGCATGACTGTGGCGTGCCCTGGTGATGGCACGGAGAGCGGAGGGGACCCGGAGAGGAGGatggagctgggagagggag ACCTGCCAAGCCGTGCCAGCCCAGTACCGCGGGAGCCATGGTGCCTGCAGAGCGTGCCCTGCGCTGCCCTGCCCGAGAGCATCCCGCGGTGCTGTACCTGTGCTGCCCGGGCCGTGGGGGACTCCaaagacgaggaggaggaggatgaggatcCCCCTGAGAGCACTTGCAGGCTGCTGCACTTCCGCAG GTTTGCCTTCGGGGACGGCAGGGAGCTGAGCGTCGACGGCTTCTGCACCCTGGGGGAGGCGGAGGGGGAGATGCTGCGGCTGGAGGCAGCCGGCCCCGAGCGGGGGAGCAGGAGCGCGGGCAGCAGCCTCTGCCTGGCGAAGCACctgctgggggtcctgggggacCCCTTCTGCGAGGCCgtctgcagggacagggacacgtGGCGGGGAGCCCCCGGTGGGCCCGAGG GGGTGACGGCCTGGAGGCGGGGGGAAGGAGCCCCCCAGCTCTGCGACGCCTGCCAGCGTGGCTTCTTCAACTCCCACTGGAGCTGCGCCAGATGTGGCTTCCAGCTGTGCCCCGACTGCCACCGCAGCAGACGGGAGGCTGATGGCCATG AGGGTCCGGCACGGCTGCCCGAGTGCATCCCTGGCCGAGACCACCACGTCACGTCCCTCGTCCCCACGCAGTTTGTCCCCACCTGTG TCCTGACCCGGCTCTGGAAGCTGCTGCACGAGGTCAGGGCCAAGTTCGGCATCAAGTCGCACTGTccctgcggggagggggctgtggagcagagcccagCGGAGCCCCCGGGAAGCAGGCAG GAGCCGCCGGGGGCCGTGGTGCCCACCCTGGTGCCCACCCTGCCGCCCAGCAGCGATGGCCAAGCCGACACCTCCCGGCCCATCAAGGAAG GGAGCCCCGAGGGGGGGCCACCATCGCTGGGGCAGCCGCCCCCCCGGGGGACCGTGCAGACCGCCACCCTCTGCGACCTCCTCGCCTCCACCGCCGTCAAGCTGTGCCTGGGGCAGGACGGGGTGCGCATGGCCTTCGCCCCCGTCTCGCCCGCCTTGCCCACC GACAACCGCCTGACCAGCATCCTGGACAGCATCATCGCCCGCGTGGTGGAGAGGAAGATCCAGGAGAGGCAGGCGGGGGGCGAGCTGagcccccccagttccccccggccccctgacccccccacctcccactGCATCCTGGCATCCAGCGGGCTGCTCTGGCTGCACGACCCTGGCCACGCCAGCAACTACAAGCTCTTCCAGGAGCACTGGCAGCGGGGCCAG CCCGTCCTTGTTTCAGGGCTGCAGAAGAGGCTGGAGGGGCAGCTGTGGGGACCGGAGTCCTTCCGCCcggcggggggggagcaggcGGTGGAGGTGGTGAACCTGCGGGCACCGACGAGCCGCGTCAGGATGAGCAGCCAGGAGTTTTGGGACGGCTTCGCTGCCAGCGCGG CATCCCCGGAGCGGGGCGGTGGGGACCTGCTGAAGCTGGAGAGTGGCTTtggggacatggagctgtgCCG GGCCGCCAACCTGAGCGCCAGCCTGCCGCTGCCGGAGTACTGCGGGTCCGCCGGCCGCCTCAACCTGGCTGCCTACCTGCGGGGCCAGCGGGGCCGGCGCTGGCTGCGCCCGCGCGTCTGCGTGGCTTATG GGGTGCATCCCCAGGACCGGACCATTGGGACCAAAAACCTGACGGTGGAGGCAGCCGACTCCATCAGCGTCCTGGTGCACGCCGCGGCGTGGCTGCCGGAGCGGCTGGCGGCACGGCAGG ACCTGCTCCTGCAAGCCGATGCCGATGGCATGGATGCGCCGCTGAAGGAGCGGCTCTGGGATGCCGGCAGCTGGCCCGGCGCCCTGTGGCACATCTTCCGCGCCGAGGATGCTGGCCGCATCCGGGACTTCTTGCAGAAG gcgtGCGAGGAccaagggcaggagggggcggCTGCGGCGGACTCCCCCGGCCGCTACCTGGACCTCTCGCTGCGGAGGCGGCTGCGGGAGGAGTGTGGGGTGAGCGGCTGGACCCTCCTCCAGTTCCTGGGGGACGCGGTGCTGGTCCCTGCCGGGGCTCCCTACCAG GTGCAGACCCTCACCGGTACCATCAGCGTGGAGCAGCGGTTCCTCTCGCCGGAGAATGCCGCCCGTCTCTGGGACCACAGCAcccatcctgctggggctgcacgCCAGCTCCGCGCCCag CTGGACGGCATGATCTTCTCCGCTGTGCGGGAGGCCGTGGGAGTCCTGCGGGGATGCAAGTGA
- the NUDT18 gene encoding 8-oxo-dGDP phosphatase NUDT18, with amino-acid sequence MGEAPAAELDAVLGGGSWDVGARFEGPPPPTGPIRLGRNACYVVLAVLFNEEDRVLLVQEAKPECRGKWYLPAGRMEPGENIVAAMRREVKEETGLECEALTLLALEERGPAWIRFAFLARPTGGTLKTLEEADAESLQAAWWAGDPSALPLRALDILPLLDLAARYRRSPPHPPTLPRELPCALLCLRLLVAFANDTGNLWVLLGTDGTPHLPVVACGTSPAEVRGGFRLPVLRLLRDCLPPDPCPGPLGLLGLQHRAGGPGGADGVCFNMLLSIPPSSPGAAPPEPCSPAFRWWRVEEESLRGRILQRLCAAATVPVRS; translated from the exons ATGGGGGAGGCTCCGGCGGCAGAGCTGGATGCGGTGCTGGGTGGCGGCAGCTGGGACGTGGGGGCACGCTTTGagggcccccccccacccaccggCCCCATCCGCCTGGGGAGGAACGCCTGCTACGTCGTCCTGGCCGTGCTCTTCAACGAGGAG GacagggtgctgctggtgcaggaggCCAAGCCCGAATGCCGCGGGAAGTGGTACCTGCCGGCCGGGAGGATGGAGCCCGGTGAGAACATCGTGGCCGCCATGCGGCGAGAGGTGAAGGAGGAGACGGGGTTGGAGTGCGAAGCCCTCACCTTGCTGGCGCTGGAGGAGAGGGGGCCGGCGTGGATCCGCTTCGCCTTCCTCGCACGCCCCACCG GTGGGACCCTGAAGACCCTGGAGGAGGCTGATGCCGAGTCCCTGCAAGCGGCGTGGTGGGCCGGTGACCCCTCCGCGCTGCCGCTGCGAGCCCTGGACATCCTGCCCTTGCTGGACCTCGCCGCCCGCTaccgccgcagccccccgcacccccccacGCTGCCGCGGGAGCTGCCCTGCGCCCTGCTCTGCTTGCGGCTCCTGGTGGCCTTCGCCAATGACACCGGGAACCtttgggtgctgctgggcacGGACGGGACCCCCCACCTGCCCGTGGTGGCCTGCGGCACGTCCCCGGCCGAGGTCCGCGGGGGTTTCCGCCTGCCCGTGCTGCGGCTGCTGCGGGACTGCCTGCCGCCGGACCCCTGCCCGGGacccctggggctgctggggctgcagcaccgggctgggggtcctgggggggctgACGGTGTCTGCTTCAACATGCTGCTGAGCATCCCGcccagcagccccggggctgctccccccgAGCCGTGCAGCCCCGCTTTCCGCTGGTGGCgtgtggaggaggagagccTGAGGGGCCGCATCCTGCAGCGGCTCTGTGCTGCGGCCACGGTGCCTGTCCGCAGCTAG